The proteins below come from a single Oncorhynchus keta strain PuntledgeMale-10-30-2019 chromosome 32, Oket_V2, whole genome shotgun sequence genomic window:
- the LOC118365214 gene encoding gastrula zinc finger protein XlCGF57.1-like has protein sequence MAELETECITLGLDTLHASECGSPPLDPLRPECTSPTLHLLSSDCSTLGTLAAEIAEPMVMLPCVKTEPADDLDPIHTVDLSEIQPLSTAELGHEQIKMEISGLDYIKSEHHVHDLHCFHSSEYESDSYCMKSHYEPSLVFDYITHVSDSLDYIRSEQHADLQCYYTTELGAIKTEYEPNLMSNHIKTEMSLESIHMAELRTELNKLSHDGVMEGHRLDNEFPGAGGLYELQSTHAGKGPGHTSPKGHSTTPRKPRNLSGEKPFSCTQCGKNFSTLGNLKTHQRIHTGERPYTCSQCGKSFGQAGNLKRHQLIHTGQKPYVCAHCPKGFTKADDLRSHQRLHTGEKPFCCLQCGKSFSQSKELKAHQLSHTGERPFCCQHCGKSFTKEMSYHNHLQIHTGEKPYCCSQCGKTFSNSGVLKTHEKIHSGVRPFGCTQCGKSFGRLGHLKAHQQIHTGERPFACLQCGKNFSQSGHLKAHEQIHKRERSDMSSSSSSGGSSSRSTDSS, from the coding sequence AtggcagagttagagacagagtgcATCACGCTAGGACTTGACACGCTGCATGCATCAGAGTGTGGCTCACCGCCGCTGGATCCACTTCGGCCTGAGTGCACCTCACCAACCCTCCACCTGCTCTCGTCTGACTGCAGCACGCTTGGCACGCTGGCAGCAGAGATTGCAGAGCCCATGGTCATGCTGCCTTGTGTGAAGACTGAGCCTGCAGACGACCTGGACCCCATCCACACCGTGGACCTGTCAGAGATCCAGCCATTGAGCACAGCGGAGCTGGGCCACGAACAGATCAAGATGGAGATCAGTGGGTTGGACTACATCAAGTCTGAGCACCACGTCCATGACCTCCACTGCTTCCACAGCTCTGAGTACGAGAGCGACTCGTATTGTATGAAGTCTCACTACGAGCCCAGCCTGGTGTTTGACTACATCACCCATGTGTCCGACAGCCTGGACTACATCAGGTCGGAACAGCATGCCGACCTACAGTGTTATTACACCACCGAGCTCGGGGCCATCAAGACTGAGTACGAGCCCAACCTGATGTCCAACCACATCAAGACAGAGATGAGCCTGGAGTCCATCCACATGGCCGAGCTCCGGACCGAGCTAAACAAGCTCAGCCATGACGGGGTCATGGAAGGCCATAGACTGGACAACGAGTTCCCTGGCGCAGGAGGCCTCTACGAGCTGCAGTCCACCCATGCTGGGAAAGGCCCAGGCCACACAAGCCCGAAAGGGCATAGCACAACCCCACGCAAACCTCGTAACCTCAGTGGTGAGAAGCCTTTCTCTTGCACCCAGTGTGGGAAGAATTTCAGCACTCTGGGGAACCTCAAAACACACCAGCGCATTCATACAGGAGAGAGGCCATATACCTGCTCGCAGTGCGGCAAGAGTTTCGGCCAGGCAGGgaacctgaagaggcaccagctCATTCACACTGGTCAGAAACCCTACGTCTGTGCCCACTGCCCCAAGGGCTTCACCAAAGCAGATGACCTCCGCTCACACCAGCGTCTACACACCGGCGAGAAGCCCTTCTGTTGCCttcagtgtgggaagagcttcagTCAGTCCAAGGAGCTCAAAGCCCACCAGCTAAGCCACACCGGAGAGAGGCCTTTCTGCTGCCAACACTGTGGGAAGAGCTTCACCAAGGAAATGAGCTACCACAAccacctgcagattcatactggCGAGAAACCGTACTGCTGCTCTCAGTGCGGTAAGACATTCAGCAACTCGGGGGTCCTCAAAACACACGAGAAGATACATTCCGGGGTGAGGCCATTCGGCTGCACACAGTGCGGTAAGAGCTTTGGCCGTTTGGGACATCTAAAAGCACACCAGCAAATCCACACTGGGGAGAGACCTTTCGCCTGCCTCCAGTGTGGGAAGAACTTCAGCCAGTCAGGCCATCTCAAAGCACATGAGCAAATTCACAAAAGAGAGAGATCAGACATGAGCAGCTCCAGCAGCAGTGGTGGTAGCAGCAGCCGCAGTACTGATAGTAGCTAA